One Lactobacillus sp. ESL0785 DNA window includes the following coding sequences:
- a CDS encoding D-2-hydroxyacid dehydrogenase, which produces MKIVNLDSYALNPGDLDWTPLTKLGDCKFYDRTPITDNQEILKRIGTAEIVLTNKTPLDKEVIIKAPNLKYIGVTATGYNVIDLAAAAEAGVTVTNVPSYGSDAVAQFTFALLLEITNQVGLHNKLVHEGKWTSNPDFTFWAKPLMELTGKTLGLVGFGAIAKRVAEIGHALGMKIIFYNHRPKAITNTWVKQVSLEQLYKEADVISLHVPQTPETTNLICTQAIKQMKKGVIILNTARGGLINEADLAEALNSGRIAAAGVDVAQTEPIPATSPLLTAKNCYITPHIAWAPKETRDRLLQIVFANLRAYLNGENLNVVSE; this is translated from the coding sequence ATGAAAATCGTTAATTTAGATAGTTATGCGCTTAATCCTGGTGATCTTGATTGGACACCACTAACCAAATTAGGTGACTGCAAATTTTATGATCGAACACCAATTACTGATAATCAGGAAATTTTAAAACGGATTGGTACTGCTGAAATTGTTTTAACTAATAAAACGCCACTTGATAAGGAAGTTATCATTAAAGCGCCTAATTTGAAGTATATTGGGGTTACGGCAACAGGCTATAATGTCATTGATCTTGCTGCAGCTGCAGAAGCTGGTGTAACAGTAACTAATGTTCCAAGTTATGGTTCAGATGCGGTTGCTCAATTTACTTTTGCGTTATTGCTGGAAATTACTAATCAAGTTGGCTTACACAATAAGTTAGTTCATGAAGGTAAGTGGACGAGTAATCCTGATTTTACTTTTTGGGCTAAGCCTTTAATGGAATTAACGGGTAAGACCTTGGGTTTAGTTGGTTTTGGAGCAATTGCTAAACGAGTAGCTGAAATTGGTCATGCTTTGGGGATGAAGATTATTTTTTATAATCATCGACCTAAAGCAATTACTAATACTTGGGTTAAGCAGGTTAGTCTTGAACAATTATATAAAGAGGCTGATGTTATCAGTTTACACGTGCCACAAACCCCTGAAACCACAAATTTGATTTGTACCCAAGCAATTAAGCAAATGAAAAAAGGGGTAATTATTCTGAATACTGCTCGCGGTGGGTTAATCAACGAAGCCGATCTTGCTGAAGCATTAAATAGTGGTCGGATAGCAGCTGCCGGGGTGGATGTTGCGCAGACAGAGCCGATCCCTGCTACTAGTCCATTGCTAACTGCTAAAAATTGCTATATTACACCACACATTGCTTGGGCTCCAAAGGAAACTCGCGATCGGTTATTACAAATTGTGTTTGCTAATTTGCGAGCTTACTTAAATGGTGAGAACTTAAACGTTGTTAGCGAATAA
- a CDS encoding oligopeptide ABC transporter substrate-binding protein, producing the protein MKTAKLLGSIGIMTSTLLVLTACGKSADTSNESKDVSKLPETTPAKTAKQGGTLKLALETDTPFSGIFSNELSTSDIDSSVAGPGAETLFDTDNHYRITDKGPATLKLNRKNNTVTITVKNGVKWSDGHQVTAKDLEYPYEIIANKKSKSERYNKNLENIKGLKDYHDGKAQSISGIEMPDGENGRTIIIHFYELKPGMYNSGNRYFWESAEPYHYLKDVPFNKLISSDQIRKKPLFFGPFKISKIVRGQSVTWTPNKYYWRGQPKLNKIIVQVVAPNSATQAIKSHKFDVADVIPTQWIQVKNTKKVNFIAQIPLSYHYIGFKVGKWNAKENKNVMNKNSKMNNKALREAIGYAMNVDQVDKHYTHGIKFRVPTLIPAQYGDYSDKTNSGFNYDLKKANNILDKAGFKKKGKWRVQPNGKPLTITFAAMSGDTNQEPIVQNYLQQWHKIGLNVKLAGGRLTEFNSFYDKIQNDDPSIDMYMAGWGLPSEPSPQSYYSETSILNYMRYVTPENNKLLQEIDSPKAFNHKYRVQKFHEWQKYMTDEAWAIPIDNAYTITAVNSNITGYSKEPAQSNNNQPLWYKVGYAK; encoded by the coding sequence ATGAAAACAGCCAAATTATTAGGTTCAATCGGAATCATGACTTCAACTCTCTTAGTCTTAACAGCATGTGGTAAAAGTGCCGATACTAGCAATGAAAGCAAAGATGTCAGCAAATTACCAGAAACTACACCTGCCAAAACTGCCAAGCAAGGTGGAACATTAAAATTAGCTCTAGAAACAGACACACCATTTTCAGGAATTTTTTCAAACGAATTGTCAACTAGTGATATTGACTCTAGTGTTGCCGGTCCTGGTGCTGAGACCCTTTTTGATACTGATAATCATTATCGAATTACTGACAAAGGCCCAGCGACTTTAAAGCTAAATCGCAAAAATAATACAGTTACAATTACTGTTAAAAATGGGGTTAAGTGGTCAGATGGGCACCAGGTAACAGCTAAGGACTTGGAATATCCCTATGAAATCATTGCTAATAAAAAGTCCAAATCTGAACGTTATAATAAAAACTTAGAAAATATTAAAGGTCTAAAAGACTACCATGATGGCAAAGCCCAAAGCATTTCTGGTATCGAAATGCCTGATGGTGAAAATGGTCGGACAATTATTATCCATTTTTATGAATTAAAGCCCGGCATGTACAACAGTGGTAACCGTTATTTCTGGGAATCCGCAGAGCCATACCACTACTTAAAGGACGTTCCTTTTAATAAATTAATTTCATCTGATCAAATTCGGAAAAAGCCACTGTTTTTCGGTCCATTTAAAATCAGCAAAATTGTCAGAGGTCAATCTGTAACTTGGACACCTAATAAGTACTATTGGCGCGGTCAACCAAAACTGAATAAAATAATTGTTCAGGTTGTTGCTCCTAACTCTGCAACCCAGGCAATTAAGAGTCATAAATTTGATGTTGCAGATGTCATACCAACACAATGGATTCAGGTTAAAAACACCAAAAAGGTTAATTTTATTGCACAAATTCCCCTATCTTACCACTACATCGGCTTTAAAGTCGGTAAATGGAATGCCAAAGAGAATAAGAATGTCATGAACAAAAATTCTAAAATGAACAATAAGGCATTACGTGAAGCTATCGGCTACGCAATGAATGTTGATCAAGTAGATAAACACTACACTCATGGCATCAAGTTCCGTGTACCAACCCTAATTCCAGCACAATATGGTGATTATTCAGATAAAACCAATTCTGGCTTTAATTATGATTTGAAAAAGGCCAATAATATTTTAGATAAGGCTGGCTTCAAAAAGAAGGGCAAGTGGCGTGTCCAGCCAAATGGCAAGCCGTTGACAATTACCTTTGCAGCAATGAGTGGTGACACTAACCAAGAACCAATTGTTCAAAATTACTTACAACAGTGGCACAAGATTGGCTTAAACGTTAAATTAGCCGGTGGTCGATTAACTGAATTTAATTCATTCTATGACAAAATTCAAAATGATGACCCATCAATTGACATGTACATGGCCGGCTGGGGGCTGCCAAGTGAGCCATCGCCACAATCATATTATAGTGAGACTTCAATTTTGAATTACATGCGTTATGTAACACCTGAAAACAATAAATTATTACAAGAAATTGATTCTCCTAAGGCATTCAACCACAAATATCGGGTACAGAAATTCCATGAATGGCAAAAGTATATGACTGATGAGGCATGGGCTATTCCAATCGATAATGCTTATACAATTACCGCTGTTAACTCTAATATTACGGGCTATTCTAAGGAACCAGCACAATCAAACAACAATCAGCCACTTTGGTATAAAGTAGGTTATGCTAAATAA